One genomic region from Chelonia mydas isolate rCheMyd1 chromosome 25, rCheMyd1.pri.v2, whole genome shotgun sequence encodes:
- the TJP3 gene encoding tight junction protein ZO-3 isoform X2, with protein sequence MEEMVIWEQHTVSLSKDPRRGFGIAISGGRDRPSGLAGDPSIVVSDVVPGGPAAGRLQTRDHIVMVNGLSMENVSSSFAIQALKTCGKLANITVKRPKKIQLPVTKTSQPLSSDSLHSPNTVRYDSDEEFGYQGDESSPRSTGKGYRYDSYNRSRPQDDADYSRGYDGDSSSERSSGHYRDNSDNRRQVSRSRRRSQDGSNRRQSQDSGSERQSYHRQRSTNGYGHEEDTNGLVLVSGFKRLPRQEVPMKPIRSVLVKQKEGEEYGLKLGSQIFIKHITETGLAAKDSSLHEGDLILKINGVTSENLSLADTRMLIERSEGTLRLLVFRDNRQFLVNIPQVRDSDSDSSRLDDISDIGSELSHPPPAQSPQRAPEASRTNSLSEGSQLSRETAAAVQENDAPLPDSLEPAEESAYSVSYDHPAARASEEDGYSPDAKIVRFVKANTIGLRLAGGNDVGIFVAGVQEGSPADSEGIKEGDQILQVNDTSFQSLTREDAVQYLLSLPQGEEVVLLTQRKQDIYRKMVKSNVRDSFHIRTHFDFEKDTPSGLSFTRGEVFHVLDTMYRGKLGSWLAVRMGRDLQELDKGIIPNRSRAEQFASLESVLKATSVASSSGARAEFWKLRGLRGAKKNLRKSREDLSALTKQGHYPPYERVVLREANFKRPVVILGPISDIAMEKLSAELPDEFEIAQSVARNEASSKVIKLDSVRQIAEKDKHALLDITPSAVERLNYVQYYPVVVFCEPDSRQGIKAMRQWLAPGSKKSSRRLYAQAVKMKKNYSYLFTAAISLGGSTNTWYQSLKEIIRAQQARPIWTAEEQVDASPEEGLDLLNQQRSASTGDLTCDSCANSDYEDTDGEGGAYTDNELEDDHAQTALARSSEPVEPHNPDEHVAVSLTYAASRDGDQQPQGQWRQDYSSIREYEHNALKKKFTQARAYDSDEDEGYDWGPATDL encoded by the exons ATGGAGGAGATGGTCATCTGGGAGCAGCACACTGTGTCGCTGAGCAAG GACCCTCGAAGGGGCTTTGGCATCGCCATCTCAGGAGGCAGGGACCGTCCCAGCGGCTTGGCTGGGGACCCCTCTATCGTTGTCTCAGATGTGGTACCCGGTGGACCAGCAGCTGGCAGGCTCCA GACGAGAGATCACATTGTGATGGTGAACGGCCTTTCCATGGAGAACGTGTCCTCCTCCTTTGCCATCCAGGCGCTCAAAACCTGTGGCAAGTTAGCCAACATT ACAGTGAAGAGACCAAAGAAAATTCAGCTTCCTGTAACCAAAACCAGCCAGCCACTATCCAGCGACTCCTTGCACTCTCCCAACACCGTCCGATATGATTCGGATGAGGAATTCGGGTACCAGGGAGACGAGTCGTCGCCGCGGAGCACAGGGAAAGGATACAGGTACGACAGTTACAACCGGAGCCGGCCCCAGGATGACGCGGATTACAGCAGAGGCTACGACGGAGACTCCTCCAGTGAGAGGAGCTCTGGCCACTATCGGGATAACAGTGATAATCGAAGGCAGGTGTCCAGAAGTAGAAGGCGGAGCCAGGATGGCAGCAACAGGAGACAGAGCCAAGACAGTGGCTCTGAAAGGCAGAGTTACCATAGACAACGCTCCACCAATGGGTATGGCCACGAAGAGGACACCAATGGGCTTGTGCTAGTGTCTGGGTTCAAGAGACTGCCGCGCCAGGAGGTACCAATGAAACCCATCCGCTCTGTTCTGGTGAAGCAGAAAGAGGGCGAAG AATACGGCTTGAAGCTGGGAAGCCAGATCTTTATCAAACACATAACGGAGACCGGCTTGGCTGCCAAGGACAGCTCGCTGCACGAAGGGGACCTCATTTTAAAG ATTAATGGTGTCACCAGCGAGAACTTGTCTCTGGCTGACACCCGCATGCTGATTGAAAGGTCAGAGGGGACGCTGAGGCTGCTCGTGTTCCGGGACAACCGGCAGTTCCTGGTCAACATCCCCCAAGTGAGGGACAGCGACAGCGACAGCTCGCGGCTGGACG ACATCTCCGACATTGGCTCCGAACTGTCCCACCcgcccccagcacagagcccccagcGGGCCCCAGAGGCCTCCAGGACGAACTCGCTATC GGAGGGGAGTCAGCTCAGCAGGGAGACAGCAGCCGCTGTACAGGAGAACGATGCTCCTCTCCCAG ATTCCCTGGAACCTGCTGAGGAGAGTGCCTACAGCGTCTCCTATGAccaccctgcagccagagccagcGAGGAGGATGG GTACAGCCCGGACGCCAAGATCGTGCGCTTTGTGAAGGCCAACACCATCGGGCTACGGCTGGCTGGCGGCAATGACGTGGGCATCTTTGTGGCAGGTGTGCAGGAGGGGAGCCCCGCGGACAGCGAGGGGATCAAAGAGGGGGACCAAATTCTGCAG GTGAACGATACCAGCTTCCAGAGCCTGACCCGAGAGGACGCCGTGCAGTATCTGCTGTCCCTGCCACAGGGCGAGGAGGTCGTTCTGCTGACCCAGCGCAAGCAGGACA TCTACAGGAAGATGGTCAAGTCCAACGTGAGGGACTCGTTCCACATCCGCACGCACTTCGACTTCGAGAAGGACACTCCCTCTGGGTTGAGCTTCACGCGGGGCGAGGTCTTCCATGTTCTGGACACCATGTACCGCGGCAAGCTGGGCAGCTGGCTGGCCGTGCGCATGGGCAGAGACCTGCAGGAACTGGACAAGGGAATCATCCCCAACAGGAGCAG GGCTGAGCAGTTCGCCAGCTTGGAGTCCGTCCTGAAGGCCACCTCCGTTGCCAGCTCCTCCGGGGCCCGGGCCGAGTTCTGGAAGCTGCGGGGCCTGCGGGGGGCCAAGAAGAACCTGCGGAAGAGCCGCGAGGACCTGTCGGCTCTCACCAAGCAGGGCCACTATCCACCCTACGAGAGGGTGGTGCTGCGGGAAG ccaactTCAAACGGCCAGTCGTGATCCTGGGGCCCATCTCTGACATCGCCATGGAGAAGCTGAGTGCCGAGCTGCCTGACGAGTTTGAAATCGCCC AGAGCGTGGCCCGCAACGAGGCATCATCCAAGGTCATCAAACTGGACTCGGTGCGACAGATCGCTGAGAAG GACAAGCACGCGCTGCTGGACATCACGCCCTCAGCCGTGGAGCGGCTTAACTACGTGCAGTACTACCCCGTGGTGGTGTTCTGTGAACCCGACAGCCGGCAGGGCATCAAGGCCATGCGCCAGTGGCTCGCCCCCGGCTCCAAGAAGAGCTCCCGCCGCCTCTACGCGCAGGCCGTCAAGATGAAGAAGAACTACAGTTACCTCTTCACGGCCGCCATCAGCCTCGGCGGAAGCACCAACACCTGGTACCAGAGCCTCAAGGAGATCATCCGCGCCCAGCAGGCCCGGCCTATCTGGACAGCGGAGGAGCAG gtgGATGCCTCCCCAGAGGAGGGCCTGGACCTGCTGAACCAGCAGCGCTCCGCCAGCACAGGGGACCTCACCTGCGATAGCTGCGCCAACAGCGACTACGAGGACACGGATGGCGAGGGGGGGGCCTACACGGACAACGAGCTGGAGGACGACCATGCCCAGACAGCCCTGGCCCGGTCCTCGGAGCCGGTGGAGCCCCACAACCCAGATGAGCATGTGGCCGTCTCTCTGACCTATGCCGCCTCTCGG GATGGAGACCAGCAGCCTCAGGGCCAGTGGAGACAGGATTACAGCAGCATCAG GGAGTACGAACACAACGCTCTGAAAAAGAAGTTCACGCAGGCCCGGGCCTACGACTCTGATGAGGATGAAGGCTACGACTGGGGCCCAGCTACGGACCTGTAG
- the TJP3 gene encoding tight junction protein ZO-3 isoform X1 has protein sequence MAVRFQVTAMEEMVIWEQHTVSLSKDPRRGFGIAISGGRDRPSGLAGDPSIVVSDVVPGGPAAGRLQTRDHIVMVNGLSMENVSSSFAIQALKTCGKLANITVKRPKKIQLPVTKTSQPLSSDSLHSPNTVRYDSDEEFGYQGDESSPRSTGKGYRYDSYNRSRPQDDADYSRGYDGDSSSERSSGHYRDNSDNRRQVSRSRRRSQDGSNRRQSQDSGSERQSYHRQRSTNGYGHEEDTNGLVLVSGFKRLPRQEVPMKPIRSVLVKQKEGEEYGLKLGSQIFIKHITETGLAAKDSSLHEGDLILKINGVTSENLSLADTRMLIERSEGTLRLLVFRDNRQFLVNIPQVRDSDSDSSRLDDISDIGSELSHPPPAQSPQRAPEASRTNSLSEGSQLSRETAAAVQENDAPLPDSLEPAEESAYSVSYDHPAARASEEDGYSPDAKIVRFVKANTIGLRLAGGNDVGIFVAGVQEGSPADSEGIKEGDQILQVNDTSFQSLTREDAVQYLLSLPQGEEVVLLTQRKQDIYRKMVKSNVRDSFHIRTHFDFEKDTPSGLSFTRGEVFHVLDTMYRGKLGSWLAVRMGRDLQELDKGIIPNRSRAEQFASLESVLKATSVASSSGARAEFWKLRGLRGAKKNLRKSREDLSALTKQGHYPPYERVVLREANFKRPVVILGPISDIAMEKLSAELPDEFEIAQSVARNEASSKVIKLDSVRQIAEKDKHALLDITPSAVERLNYVQYYPVVVFCEPDSRQGIKAMRQWLAPGSKKSSRRLYAQAVKMKKNYSYLFTAAISLGGSTNTWYQSLKEIIRAQQARPIWTAEEQVDASPEEGLDLLNQQRSASTGDLTCDSCANSDYEDTDGEGGAYTDNELEDDHAQTALARSSEPVEPHNPDEHVAVSLTYAASRDGDQQPQGQWRQDYSSIREYEHNALKKKFTQARAYDSDEDEGYDWGPATDL, from the exons ATGGCTGTAAGATTTCAG GTTACAGCCATGGAGGAGATGGTCATCTGGGAGCAGCACACTGTGTCGCTGAGCAAG GACCCTCGAAGGGGCTTTGGCATCGCCATCTCAGGAGGCAGGGACCGTCCCAGCGGCTTGGCTGGGGACCCCTCTATCGTTGTCTCAGATGTGGTACCCGGTGGACCAGCAGCTGGCAGGCTCCA GACGAGAGATCACATTGTGATGGTGAACGGCCTTTCCATGGAGAACGTGTCCTCCTCCTTTGCCATCCAGGCGCTCAAAACCTGTGGCAAGTTAGCCAACATT ACAGTGAAGAGACCAAAGAAAATTCAGCTTCCTGTAACCAAAACCAGCCAGCCACTATCCAGCGACTCCTTGCACTCTCCCAACACCGTCCGATATGATTCGGATGAGGAATTCGGGTACCAGGGAGACGAGTCGTCGCCGCGGAGCACAGGGAAAGGATACAGGTACGACAGTTACAACCGGAGCCGGCCCCAGGATGACGCGGATTACAGCAGAGGCTACGACGGAGACTCCTCCAGTGAGAGGAGCTCTGGCCACTATCGGGATAACAGTGATAATCGAAGGCAGGTGTCCAGAAGTAGAAGGCGGAGCCAGGATGGCAGCAACAGGAGACAGAGCCAAGACAGTGGCTCTGAAAGGCAGAGTTACCATAGACAACGCTCCACCAATGGGTATGGCCACGAAGAGGACACCAATGGGCTTGTGCTAGTGTCTGGGTTCAAGAGACTGCCGCGCCAGGAGGTACCAATGAAACCCATCCGCTCTGTTCTGGTGAAGCAGAAAGAGGGCGAAG AATACGGCTTGAAGCTGGGAAGCCAGATCTTTATCAAACACATAACGGAGACCGGCTTGGCTGCCAAGGACAGCTCGCTGCACGAAGGGGACCTCATTTTAAAG ATTAATGGTGTCACCAGCGAGAACTTGTCTCTGGCTGACACCCGCATGCTGATTGAAAGGTCAGAGGGGACGCTGAGGCTGCTCGTGTTCCGGGACAACCGGCAGTTCCTGGTCAACATCCCCCAAGTGAGGGACAGCGACAGCGACAGCTCGCGGCTGGACG ACATCTCCGACATTGGCTCCGAACTGTCCCACCcgcccccagcacagagcccccagcGGGCCCCAGAGGCCTCCAGGACGAACTCGCTATC GGAGGGGAGTCAGCTCAGCAGGGAGACAGCAGCCGCTGTACAGGAGAACGATGCTCCTCTCCCAG ATTCCCTGGAACCTGCTGAGGAGAGTGCCTACAGCGTCTCCTATGAccaccctgcagccagagccagcGAGGAGGATGG GTACAGCCCGGACGCCAAGATCGTGCGCTTTGTGAAGGCCAACACCATCGGGCTACGGCTGGCTGGCGGCAATGACGTGGGCATCTTTGTGGCAGGTGTGCAGGAGGGGAGCCCCGCGGACAGCGAGGGGATCAAAGAGGGGGACCAAATTCTGCAG GTGAACGATACCAGCTTCCAGAGCCTGACCCGAGAGGACGCCGTGCAGTATCTGCTGTCCCTGCCACAGGGCGAGGAGGTCGTTCTGCTGACCCAGCGCAAGCAGGACA TCTACAGGAAGATGGTCAAGTCCAACGTGAGGGACTCGTTCCACATCCGCACGCACTTCGACTTCGAGAAGGACACTCCCTCTGGGTTGAGCTTCACGCGGGGCGAGGTCTTCCATGTTCTGGACACCATGTACCGCGGCAAGCTGGGCAGCTGGCTGGCCGTGCGCATGGGCAGAGACCTGCAGGAACTGGACAAGGGAATCATCCCCAACAGGAGCAG GGCTGAGCAGTTCGCCAGCTTGGAGTCCGTCCTGAAGGCCACCTCCGTTGCCAGCTCCTCCGGGGCCCGGGCCGAGTTCTGGAAGCTGCGGGGCCTGCGGGGGGCCAAGAAGAACCTGCGGAAGAGCCGCGAGGACCTGTCGGCTCTCACCAAGCAGGGCCACTATCCACCCTACGAGAGGGTGGTGCTGCGGGAAG ccaactTCAAACGGCCAGTCGTGATCCTGGGGCCCATCTCTGACATCGCCATGGAGAAGCTGAGTGCCGAGCTGCCTGACGAGTTTGAAATCGCCC AGAGCGTGGCCCGCAACGAGGCATCATCCAAGGTCATCAAACTGGACTCGGTGCGACAGATCGCTGAGAAG GACAAGCACGCGCTGCTGGACATCACGCCCTCAGCCGTGGAGCGGCTTAACTACGTGCAGTACTACCCCGTGGTGGTGTTCTGTGAACCCGACAGCCGGCAGGGCATCAAGGCCATGCGCCAGTGGCTCGCCCCCGGCTCCAAGAAGAGCTCCCGCCGCCTCTACGCGCAGGCCGTCAAGATGAAGAAGAACTACAGTTACCTCTTCACGGCCGCCATCAGCCTCGGCGGAAGCACCAACACCTGGTACCAGAGCCTCAAGGAGATCATCCGCGCCCAGCAGGCCCGGCCTATCTGGACAGCGGAGGAGCAG gtgGATGCCTCCCCAGAGGAGGGCCTGGACCTGCTGAACCAGCAGCGCTCCGCCAGCACAGGGGACCTCACCTGCGATAGCTGCGCCAACAGCGACTACGAGGACACGGATGGCGAGGGGGGGGCCTACACGGACAACGAGCTGGAGGACGACCATGCCCAGACAGCCCTGGCCCGGTCCTCGGAGCCGGTGGAGCCCCACAACCCAGATGAGCATGTGGCCGTCTCTCTGACCTATGCCGCCTCTCGG GATGGAGACCAGCAGCCTCAGGGCCAGTGGAGACAGGATTACAGCAGCATCAG GGAGTACGAACACAACGCTCTGAAAAAGAAGTTCACGCAGGCCCGGGCCTACGACTCTGATGAGGATGAAGGCTACGACTGGGGCCCAGCTACGGACCTGTAG